Below is a genomic region from Miscanthus floridulus cultivar M001 chromosome 1, ASM1932011v1, whole genome shotgun sequence.
tgtacttcgacggtgcccttaacatcaatggtgctggtgcgggcattctgttcattatgccgaccaaggataagctacgttatgttctccggatacacttcccggcctccaacaacgccatggaatacgaagcatgtctccatggtcttcgtatagctatcgagctcagcatcaaatgcctcatggtgtacggggactccatgctggttatcaaccagctcaacaaggactggtcctgttccagcgagaagatggatgcttactgcactgaaatcagaaagcttgaagggaaattctacgacATCGCgtatcaccacgtggtacgtgaccaaaatcaactcgccgaccacttatccaagcTGGGTTCTTCTCGCGTCGCGATCCCACCGGGGGTGTTCATTCAAGATCTCCCggtgccatccatcaaagaagataaggaagtcgaagaggttccccctgccgagcagttggtacttgcggtaccttcgccggtgatcgattggagggagcaattcatcaagtacctcaccagcgccaagGTACCCGcagacaagactgaaactgaacgcCTAGTTTGTCGAAGCAAGCTTTACGTGCTGGTGAATGgtagcttgatgaggaaaagtgccaaggaagggatactgcagaaatgcatcacccaagaggagggagtacagctacttcttgaaattcactctagttcttgCGGCAACCATGctgcctcgagaacactggtcggcaaggctttctgagctggtttttattagcccacagccatcactgatgcagaagaccttgtccgacgttgtgaagggtgccaattcttcgctaagcaaatacacgtgccggcgcaagagctgcaaaccatcctagcttcctggcccttcgcatgttggggactggacatgatcgggcctttcaagccagcaccaggtggttttcggtacatataagtcgccattgacaagttctccaagtgaattgaatataaaccgctcgtctcggctactgcaaagaaggtagttgagctcttcgaagatatcatccacagatttggtctaccaaacagcatcatcaccaatcttggaactacgtttactggccatcacttctgggacttctgcgaagaccattgcatctccgtcaaatatgtctccgttgcccatccaagagccaacagccaggtcgaacgggcaaacagtatgatccttgatgccctcaaaaagcgcctgtatcaaaaagaagaaaagcacctaggcagatggctcaaggagcttccagctatagtctagggactgcatactcaagctagtcgcagcaccgacgtgactccatactttttggtctacggctcagaagccatactaccagcagatgttactttctgagcacctagagtggaaaactataatgaagagcaggccgaggcTGTTTGGTctgaggacgtcgacagggccgaggaagaacgcctaatcacttgcatccgtatagctaaatatctggaaggcttgcggaggtactataaccaaaatgtcaaaggtcgttcatttgctgtcagcgatctcgttctccgcagaaaacaaaaaactgacgggttgcacaagctctcttccccttgggaagggccttatgtcgtcaaagaggttactcgactaGGTTCTTATCACCTAAGTGACTtcaaaggagtcgatgttcccaactcgtggcacatcgaacaccttatacgtttctatccttgaaacactctagatatgtactctacaaTTTTATATTtagtaaagttttggtctccataacttgtctccgttttgtctctattgtggtttaacaccCACTTGtggtcgccgagctctatgctacttcatgatgaactccaatacgtaatcgccgtaactgcgccgaccacatttctccaaatcgccgaacacgatttctccaaaatcgccgaacacgatttctccaaaatcgccgaacacgatttctccaaatcaccgaacacgatttctccacaATCGCTAAACAGgattctccaaatcgccgagcatgttTTCTCTAAATCGCCAAACATTTTTCTTGATCGGAGAGCAAcatcctttcttttctgttctctttggagacgacccagtctccgatctctccctacacgtgctacgggctccacgctctgcgttatgggtggtcggctgtggtcccttggtcacacctatttgtcctacatgtctatgggctctgtgctcgacattatggactatgggtcagccaaggccgagagttcaacatagaatacattgctcggacgccgcttatgctgcctttatctccaagtttgTATAACAActaccgagcagcacacgttccgcactgttttttatggaaaagacccagtccCAATTTTttcctacacgtgccacgggctctgcgctctgcgtcatgggtggtcggctgcggttcctgggTCACGTCTGttactcctacacatgcacgggctccgcgctcgacgttatggactatgggctggccaaggccataaGGATCAGTAGCAAACCAACTGTTCAGACGTTATTTGAACTATGCATAATCGCGTCAGGATTGAAACTGCGAAGATTTTTTTGccgaactacaagcaaactgcatatattgcatatacatgcaccttataacatttattcgATGAATAATTGTTTCTTGCGCTTTCACGCGTTCTAATTACACTATCGAGCTTTTACATATGATAATCTATGAGCAGATTACTGAGCTTCGCCGTTACCATCCGTctcaccaaacaggtctatatcgccggccAACATCTTTGCTGCgtcctccacttcgtcctccaGCTACTGTGTCCTCGTGTCGTCCAGTCCTTcggcgaacccaccccctatcgacTGAAGGTCGATGGTCGGGTAATGGGACTGAACAACTGCGAGGACATGGGTAGTGATGGTCGTAATGGCATCATGGTAGaaggtcttgaagttctcccatgctgccttgcacctctagattATGGTGTCGGGACATTGCCGCCTACCGTCGTGCTGAGCGGCCGGTTCTAGGTCGACACAGGCAAGCACTGGCTTAATTGCGGCGATTACAGCgtcgaagttctccttttggaccttggcctcctgcactAGCACGTCGAActgtgctttggctttatgacaaTAGCCTGCAATcgttacaatgatccattatataaggaagctacttcaacagtaattccgacaaggaggaattcacctttcagctcctcagcaagtttgtTCGCCCACTCtgcttcctttgccttctcctagcGAAGTTGATCGATGACCTGGCACATCTGGCCAAGCTCAACGTCTTGCTCTATAAACACAATAGTTGTCAACAAAACTGCTGCTGTTCGGTAATACAAAACTACATTCGTTGATGTACCGTACCTGCTTTCTGTTTGGATACACTATCGAGCTGTTCGGTTTTCCTCTCTAGGTGCTTGGAAGCACTTTTTAGTTGGTCGGAGACAGCGGCCAGCTGCTCGAACTGGCTCCACATCTGCTCGGACATAGCCGCCAGCTTTTTGgtcaggacccccttctggtattctaggtcccacgcGTTCGACTCCACAAGGTCTCATTCGCGATGGGCTCTCTAGATATTCTTCTCCGAGAGGTTCctagcctctttgagtttttcgttctcctcagcaaggggctccattctcTTTATCAGCTGGCGACGTTGCTCGGCAACACGAGATATTTCCTGCAAAATGCACGATGACAATATCGTTAACCAATTCCAATAAACAACCCGGACCTTTCCAGACGAAGTATtcaccttgatttgtttcatcacaccggtaagggcagtctccagtctcctgaactccttggtggtgtcctcctcttcgacaatcaCTATTTCATCGCCGCACTTTCGGAGGATCCAAActgcttggggtcgaggttcgtcacgcacgatctcctccaccttgtcctcctctgTTGTAGCCGGGGacaccacctgggggctcggtggtcggatagcaggtccgaccatgccctccgaAGCATCGGGGACTGTCGTCTGCTCCTTCGGCGTCGAAAGCTTTTCTGCTCCGGATTCTACCATTGTCAAAGGTGCTGTCACTGACTCGTTCACCGTTGTAGGCAGTTGCTCGCCGCCATCAAGCCCACTAGGGGTAGCAATTGGCTCTCCCGCGTGCTCttgagcactcggggact
It encodes:
- the LOC136451680 gene encoding uncharacterized protein; its protein translation is MDAYCTEIRKLEGKFYDIAYHHVVRDQNQLADHLSKLGSSRVAIPPGVFIQDLPVPSIKEDKEVEEVPPAEQLVLAVPSPVIDWREQFIKYLTSAKVPADKTETERLVCRSKLYVLVNGSLMRKSAKEGILQKCITQEEGVQLLLEIHSSSCGNHAASRTLVGKAF